ACCTAGTGATTGGAGGCAGCAATGGGTGTGGCAGCAAGGAGGGGCAGCAAGGAGATTATCAGACCCAATGGAATCCCCCACCTGGTGAAAGGTCCTACTCACAGCCAAGGGTCCCAGCACCTGTGCCTGCTCCTTCCAGAGCTCAGGGTGCGCTTCCAGTCTCACCCAGAGCAGGAAGTCACTGGCCTCCACAGGGCTCCCCAGAGGCCCAGGCTTCATCTCCACGGGGAACACAGCACCAGAAGGTAAGAGccatttctccctttgtttcattTGACCTTAATGCTACAGGTCTCTTTGAAGCATTCTCCCAAGATTCTCATGGATTTCAGCATGTGGTTGGGAGTGTTGGGGCTAGGAGGGCAATCTTAGGGTTGGACATCTTAGGGCTTAGATAAGTTGCCTGAGATAGGATgtgttctgcttttccaattccttaaTAATTCATTCATGTATGTGAAAGgccgagtgagagagagagacagaaatctttccatgtgctgattcaatCCTCACAGGGCCACAACAagtggggccgggccaggctgaagcctgcagcCCAGGAATTGTGTCCCAGTcttcttcccatgtgggtacagcaacctgagcacttgggccacattcctctgatttcccagacacactagcagggagcttgctggcaagtggagcagttaggacctGACAGCAGGTGGATCAGAGGGCTTGCTCATATTGCAGATGGTAGCCCATCCTGCTGCTGGACAACTTTAGcctgcatttaaaaatttaaaaaaaaaaaattgtaaagatttatttttattagaaagtcaaaaatACTGAGAGGATGAGATTtattcccaagcagctgcaaaggctcgAGCTGTGcatatatgaagccaggaaccaggagcctttctgtgtatcctgtgtgggtgcagggttccaaggcttagggccgtcatTGACTCTCCTCCAAGGCCAGCATTAGGGAGCACGTTGGGAAGTGGGCCActgcgattagaaccagtgtccatatgggatcgtggcacatgcAAGAGAATGAATTAGATTACTGCACTGcgtcttgtatttttaaaattttaaagagaatctTTGGTTAAGCCATAGCAAGTGGGCGCCTTTGTAGGCTTACAGTGTGTAGCATTTGAGCACGTGTGTACAGGATGGCCTGGTCAGGGTAATGAGAATTTCTCTGTGTTTGGAACCCTTGAACTCTTCTCTTGTGATGTTTAAGTACAGAGTCACTCACTCTGAACTTGAGGCATCCATTATGCTTTTGGACACTGtgactccttccctcctctcaccCTCTCACTTTTAGCACTTGCTGCccacctcctccctcacccctacAAACCTCAATCATTGCTCTCCCACACCTGGACTAACCTCCTTGAATCACAACAGCTGATTTCTGTGTCTGGCTCACTTTACTTTTCAAGTCCATATCTTAGATGTCTCCATTGTGTTACAAATAACAAGATTTCATTCCTTATCACCAAATAACACTCCATTGtgattttctccttcctttttctttaaagatccattcatttggaaggcagttacagggacagagagacttgtgtccttgctggttcactccccaaatgagatgAGGGTGTTGCAAGGGAATCTGTGCCCTGGCCATATTTCAATTGGATTATTTGGTTGTAGTGTTGGGTCTCACCTGGTTAGAAAGTAGATAGTCACTCTTTGGTTTGCAAATGCTTTCTTCTTGTATGATCTTCACTCCAGTTCCTCAAATGacattttccatctttctctagtcccattgtctatttttgcttttgttgcccgCGTTGGTGTGGTCTCATCCAGAAATTGCTGCCTAATCCCATGCCTTGAATTGTTTTCCCCGGGTTTAGCATTTCTGGTCTTATAAATGCAAGTGTTGGAGCattatgttatcttttttttttttttttttagtttccttaacatttgtatttattggaaaggtggatttacacagaggaggacacacagaaagaatCACAGGTTCATTCTGCATTTGGCCCCTGTTAGATGATGACCCACAACCTCCCGCCCACTGgtgaataatatcagcaagttgtccaTAGTTGTAACAgaaactttattggaaaatccgctccaGGTCGCCCTTCATGCAGAGTGAAGGGAAAAGAGGGCAATTGAAAGGGCCTTAAGGAGTTTTATACTCCTTAGAGTTTTATACTCCTTAAGGAGTTTTATACTCCTCTAGACATATGGGCTGGCAAAGGGCCAGTCTATGCCCTAGTTAAACAAGGAATATCCGTTAAGATTGTATCGTTGCTTGGCAGGAATCCTGTAAGGCTGGTGAATAACTGGCTCCTGTGTCCCCTTCTGTTCTggactgaagcctgggagacattcTGAGTTGAAGCAGATTCAACCTCTCACCTCCAGTGTGCAGGTTAGCcatcagccacaatggccagagctagcctatctgaagccaggagccaagagcttcctcagggtctcttacacaggttcagggtcctaagggtgtgggccatcttctgctttcccatgctacgaggaaggagctggatgagaaggggaGCAGACTGGATACagagcagtgctcatatgggatcttggtgtttgcaaggcaagggtaTCGACACAGgttactgctgctgttgttgctattattattgattgtttcatttgaaagccatAGAAAACAGTCAGATATTCAGCCCCTTACTCCCCACTAACTACCTGAACAGTTGGAATAGAACTGAATTCAAACCTTCCACGTGGGGGGCCAGGATCTCCTTAGTTGGTCTATATTCTGTAGCTTAACTGAATTCATTTATCCTTTGGCTGGAGTTCTTTAATTACTTAGCTGTagcatttttgtttgatttattcTTGAAGCACTATTAGGCTAATATTAGGTCTTCCTATTTCTTttacagacttttaaaaagattcattcgtttttattagaaattaagaCGTACATGGCCTAGTGCAGTCGCCAAATgataaaatccttgctttgcaagctcCAAGACCCCACATGTTCaacggttttaatcccagtgggccctgcttctcacctgttccctgcttgtggtctgggaagacagtggaggacagcccaaagccttgatacattgatcccatgtgagagactctgaagaggctgctggctcctggctttgaatcagcacagctctggctgttgcagctgcttgaggaatgaatcattgtatggaagatctttctctctgtatctcttcctctctgtatatacaattttccaacataaataaatgtttaaaaaaaggaagtaatatatgcaaagaggaggaggagagtcaggaagatcttctgccagctggttcactcctcagttgacATCAATGTCCAGAGCAGAGCttatccagagccaggagacaggcatttgcacaggtctgccatgcagatgtagggtcccaaggctttaggccatccttgacagttttccaagcaacaagcagggatCCGGATGGGAATTGgcgcacccatttgggattcagCTGCCTGCGAAGGAAGGATTTTTcatcactaggctacagcgctgggctgTAGACACTTTTTCTTATTGACTTCCCTCCTAGTCTTCTATGGACGAGACCGCGTGAGGCACTGCCTGTGCTCTGATGGGGAGAAAAATTTGTCCTTGGCCTTTCAGgccttaaaaattagtatttggAGCCCAATGTGGTGTCCAAGCGGCTAAAATCCTTTTATTGctggctccaggatcccatagaatTGATGATTCTAATCCCAGGTGCACCaactcccatcctgctccctgcttgtgcgatgtaagagcagtggaggacaggcaaaagccttgggaccctagacctgcctggaagaccaggaagaagctcagaACCTGACATTGGGTCAGCTCTGCTATCGCTGTTaaagccacttgtggagtgaatcaacgcaCCGAAGAtgtacctctctgtttctcctcctgtctgtttatctgacttgTCAATTAAAATCATGATAAAGGAAGTTGGTAATCAGTTTGAATCAGACATATATAACATGCATGTTATGGGTATTGtgtcaggtcttccacacatCCAGGTAATGAGTGGAAAACTGCTTATTTCATATTACCCCGGTACTAGATTCttgcctttgtttgtttgtttgtttttcagttaagttttaagtagattttaaaatttgatttcaaGGTAACGGCATTGCATGGAGTCCCACGTCTATTTaaagctcagcttcctgctggggcacCTGGGAAAGAGCAGTTTACAGCCcaagtgtctcttcctctctgccactctgccttttcaaaagtGTGCCTGAGTGGATTGGCAGTGTGGGCCACATGGCATGTCCGATTCTGTTGCTTTAGGGCCTTGAATGATGGTCAGACTAGTTCCTTCTAGGCTGAGGGCATTTGCAGGCTGCCTCACTGGTGCTCACCTTGGTAACATAGTGGTCAGTACAGATGGGCCACCAGCCCTCTTACAGCCACCTCAGGGCCTGAGGAGTGTCATGTGAGGCTGACATGTGAAGTGTGGTCAAGAGGCACAGAGGAGAATTGGGACGACTCAGCAGTCCTGTGCTTGTATGACAGCAGTCTGAGATAGGGTCCTTGACTGGGCAACTCAGGGCTTATTTGGAGCTCTTCTGAAAGGTCTTTTCTCCCCGGATGTTTCCCCAGAGTTGTCACTAAACACTTAGCAGGATGAGCGACATGTCCCCCCTGAGACTCCTGCACTTGGCGCAGAAGAGCCTGCTGGGTCATGAGGCCTTGACCATCCTTAGTCTGGACCAGCTTCCCAGAGAGATGTTCCCTTCGCTCTTTGTAGAGGCCTTCAACAGGAGGCTCCTGAGCATCCTGAAGGCCATGGTGAGAGTCTGGCCCTTTGAATTCCTCCCGTTGGGCGCCCTCACTAAATGGCCGCAAGTCGACATCCTGAATGCTGTGTTGGATGGGATCGATATGAAGTACGACCAGATCTCTGACTCCAGGTAACTGACACAGTGGTCTAGGGAAGAGAGTGATGAGTTCAGGCAAGGTAGAGGGCTGGAAGACATTCCAGAAACTACTTTGGAAAGCAAGGGAGTCAGGTGAGAGAGGTCAGGACCCATGAGTGCCCCTGGGAAAGGGCTTCCTGAGGTGACAGAGGGGGTACTTACCTGCCTCTTCCCATGGTTACTTCAAGGCTCTGGGAAGTGGGGACCAGGCAGGAGCTCTGCACAAATGGGaatgaatgaaagacagaaagagcaaaGGGCCCCTTCCCTCGCTGCAAACTCAGGGCTCTCAGCCCTCATCCCCTCACCTCTGTCAGGATCAAGAAATATATCAAAggcaagataaataaataaataaataaacaaacaaataaacaaataaacaaacaaataaataaatcaaagaataTAGGAGAAGAAAGCCAGCAGCAGGGTGTGAAGTGTGGGCTCCCCAGCTCAGAGTCCCATTTGCCTACTCGCTGAGTCTTCCCTCTTTTACCCCCAGGAGAGGGAAGCTGCACGTGCTGGAtttacgggatgctggtgtgaaTTTCTGGAATGTGTGGGCTGAGAGCATGGATGATGCCTGCTCTCCTGAACCCAAGCTGAGGAGACAGCCAGTGGAGCACAAGGGGCCCAAGTCAGCCTTGAAGGTTATAACAAACATCAACCTCACCGAGGACACCCATGATGAGTTCCTCACCCACCTGCTTCAGTGGGTGAAGGAGAGAGCCAGCCTGGTGCACCTGTGCTGTCACAACCTGATGATCTCGCCAAAGAACATCCACAGCTTGAGCAAAATCCTTGACAGTCTGGAGCTTGGCTGCATCCAGGGGATGCAAGTGGACTCTGACTGGCAACTCTCCATCCTGGCCAAGTTTGCTCCCTATCTGGGCCGGATGGGCAGCCTTCACAATTTGTGTCTCTCCTACCTCTGGCTCCCGACCCCCATCACCCCAGAGGACAAGGTAGAGTTCAACTCACATTTCAGCTCCAAGTTAGCCAAGATGCCCCACCTTCGCAGCCTTTACATGGACTCTGTCGACTTCCTGAAGGACAACCTGGATCAGGTGCTCAGGTGAGACACAAAGGCAAGCTGCTTGAAAGGACATAGTGGGCTTTGAGCATGGGGCAGCCACCAGCCATATGCCAGTGAGCCACACACGAGGTTTTCTACTTCATACTGAGCAACTGTTACTGAGGCAGAGGGCCCAGTGACAGAAAGCTAACAgcctgggggagggagcaggTTCTGATCTTATGGGTGAGTTTGGTAATTCTTGAAGATCTGTCCCAAAAAATAGATCAGTGAAGAGGGTACCTTAAAATGTCAGCTGTTCCCCTCAGCACCTGTGTGGACAGGGTAAGCCTGTGTCTGGTGCCTGGAGCCCCAGGGAGGTGTGTGACCTGTGAGAAATGCATGTGAAAGGTGACAGGTGGTTCTGGGGTCCTGGACTGTGAGTGAGGCCTCCTGGGAGGGAACCCACAGGGCTGATGCTGCACCTGTCCAGGGTCTGAGCTTTATCCGTGTCTCCCCCTGGACACTCATAGTCCAGACAGGTAGCACTCTGCTGGACAGATGAGGAAAGGTACCTTGAGAGGTTTTGCGAACTTGACCCAGTCACTCCAGTTTCAGTGGGAGGCCTCAGCCTGAGAGTGGTTAACTCTAAAGAAGGGTCTCAGCTAGGGCTGGAGCACACTGGGTATGGGTGAGGGTGGGCTGAGTGGGATCCAGGGCTTTTGGGCTTGGCCCAAGCAGATGTCTCCCACCTTGGTGTCATGCTGCAGGAATCATGCTTGATGTCTCCCCAGGTGCCTGAAGAGCCCCCTGCCTGCTGTCTGAATCTGATATCCATTATCTGCCCCAGTGCCCAAAACTCAGCGAACTCAAGCACCTGCACCTGAGTGGTGTCAAACTGACCTACATCAGTCCTGAGCCCCTCAAAGTtctgctggagagagtggcagccACACTCATGACCCTGGACTTGATGGACTGTGAGATCAATGACTCCCATCTCAGTGCTATCCTGCCCGTCCTGAGCCAGTGCTACCAGCTCACCACCTTAAGTTTTTTCAGGAACAGAATCTCCATGGCCATGATGCAGAAGCTGGTGGAgcacacaggcaacctcagtgctcTGAGAGTGGAGCGGTACCCAGCTCCATTGGAGAGTTATGATCCCCAGGGCGTTGCCCAACAGGAGAGGTTTGTCCATCTCTGTAGAGAGTTGATGGGTATGCTGAAAAGAATAAGAGCCCCTAGGAAGGTTATGTTTAGGACGCACCCCTGCGGGAATTCTGCAAAATGGATGGTGTTTTACCAATATGAACCTAATTTTTACAAGTGCTACCTGCTACACTAATTGTGTGCACATTTCCAGATCTTCCTTCTGGACACTTGCAGCAAAGACCTGGGATGGGGATGGGCAGGACGTTCAAAGATGCTAACTGCAGTGTGACAGGGGAAAAGCAGCCTGAGAAGCATGGCTTGAAGGGCCTAGGGAGTTGGGCTAATTGTGGAGGGTTGCAGCAAATTCAGAACGGAATAATAGTCTCACCAGAGCTCAGGTTCTTCTTGTGTTGTAATGTGAAGCAGGCTATCTACTGAATTCCATGTTCTGATCTCAACATTGCATTGTTCTCAATGCCAACAAATAAAGCATCATAACGCCAGTCTGACGTTGTGCATCTGGTCAACCTCCAGGATGATTCCAGCTGATTTTCCATTGGAAATGTCAGGATTCTCGGGCACAAGACAGCCAGATATCCCTGTCTTTGATGCAGTGCCAGTGCAAAGGGAGTGAGCTCAGGCCAGGAGACTCTGAGGTCCATGAACACAGTTGACACCTCAGGGCTGGCCTCCCTTTGACCAGATCAAACAAGGCAGGCCCCACTCAGCTTCAGACCCAGGCCACCTGGGTGCAGCTGTACTGTTCCAAAGAAAACACTGGCCGCTGTGTGACAAAGGAGGGTCTGTGAAGGAGCAGAGGCCCCCACAGGTGCCCATCCTGCActtctcctccctgccttggtactgcGAGTCATCAGTCCCCTGGGCAGCTCAGGAATGCAGACAAGTGTCTATAtaggatcttggtgtgtgcaaggtgaataaTTTAGCCACCAAGTTACTAAGTTgtaccctgtttttttttttaagatttatttttttattttcattacaaagtcagatatacaaagaggaagaaagagagaggaagatcttccattcaaatattcactccccaaatcaccacaacagccagtgttgtgctgatccaaagccaggagccaggagctcttctaggtctaccatgtgggtgcagggccctaaggctttgggccatcctcgactgcttcccctggccacaggcagggagctggatgggacatggagctgccaggattagaaccagcgcccatatgggatcctggcttgttcaaggtgaggacattagctgctaggccatcgcaccatgCCCAAAATAACAAAAACTCTTAATAAATTAAGTACAGAACATTAAACCTAAGCATGACaaaggtttagggctaggatatGGCAGACCCACAGCCAACTCTGAAGGGAAAAGCTGCAAGAATTTTCTCAAGGGTCTGGAACAAGACATGCGTATCCCCTCTCTTCActgtcactatttttttttaagatttatttatttttattggtaaagcatatttacagagctGGACCAACCTTTCCAGGTCCTCCCTGCCTCACCCAATGGTTCATTCATTATCCCAAATCTGCTAGCACTGCCTGGAGTCCAGGTCATACACACCAGACCCTGTTCCCTCATGCACAGAGGCAGTGTTATAGCTTGAGGACAGGCTAAGGATAGAGCAGCTGGCTGAGGCAAAAAGATGTCCCatatcctggttcactcccaaagtggctgcatcaTCTTGAGCTGAGCcgaatgaagccaggaaccagcagcctcttccaggtctcccatgtgggtacagggccccaacaCTTTGAGctatacttgactgctttcccaggcaacaacagggagctggatgggaagtagagtagctgggtaACGAACTGGCATCcaactggcatacatatgggatacaaaccggtatTGCTATGAGATACtccatatgcaaggcaaggatttagccactggaccatcatgctgggccatcACTGTCACTCTTACACAGTGCAAGTTATAGTAGTAGCAGTTAGACATGAGAAAGAAGTAAAGGgcattaagaaagaaataagaaggagaaagaaaagatatccctatttgcagatgatggattctaatacagaaaaaaataaagactctTCCAAAAGATGAAACTGATACATAAATTTAGTAAAATTATAGGATCATCAAATCATCATATAAAAATCAGTAGCATGGGgctcagcacggtggcctagtggctaaggtcctcgccttgaatgcaccagaatccatatgggcgccggttctaatcccagcagctccacttccatccagctccctgttgtggcctgggaaagcagttgaggacagttcaaagtcttggaacctgcatctgtgtgggagacctggaagaagttcctggcttttggcttttggcttttggcttcagattggctcagcagcgGCCATTGTGGCGGCTGTGGGAATGAAcctttggacggaagatcttcctctctgtttatcctcctctctgtatatctgacttttcaataaaaataaataaaatctttttaaaaaaatcagtaaaattttaCATAGTAGTCATGAACTTGCTGAGAAAGAAATCACTAAAACAATTCCATTCATAAAAGTTGCCAAAATAACGACATCTAGAACAAATTCAGGAGGATTCCAAGACTTCTACCATTAAAACTAGAAAACCCTGATGAAAGAAATTAGGGATGTTCACAAAAAGTTGAAAGATCCCCTGCATTCATAAACTGGGAGAGATAGCATTAAAATGTTCCTGCTactcaaagcaatatacagatttaatGCAATGCCCATCAAATACCAATGAGCTGatagaactagaaaaacaacccTAAAAGTCATGTGCCAGCACAGAAAATCCTGCATGGCCAGAGTAATCTTGAGCAGAAAGAACACGTCTGGAGGCTAAGATAGTACTGGAGGTGTCACAACGCCTGATGTTAATGTACATTTCAGAGCTCTGTAGTAACCGAAAGAGCAAGGTATTGGTATAAAGATAGGTCAATGCAACAGAAGGGATATCCTAGAAACAACCCACTCAGCCTACAGCCAAACCATTCCTGCTGAATGCAGAGCAAACAGGCCAGCCTCTTTGGCAAGTGGGACATACGAAATTGATATACAGACACTGAAACTTGACCCTTTTTCCAACTCAAAATGGGTCAAAGGCCTCAGTACGGAGTGAATAAGATGCCAGGGGCACCGGAATGCTAGCCCTGGGGCAGAGCAGCCCCCCGAACCTTCCATTGCCATGGGTCACCCAACCAACAGAGGGGCCCAGGCCAGGTCTGCAGGGGTGCCTGGGGCCCGCCCTCAGTCTCCAGACACGGAGGGGCAGAGACAGTCATTCCTGCCCACAAGGTGCGCCCAGCAAACATCTCCTGTCTAATCCAAGTGAGTGTTTGTCATCCTCCTGGAGCTGGTAGCAGCTCTGAGCCTCCCGAAGGAGTCGGCCCACCAGGCTCATCTTCTCCCATTTCCCATTGGCACCGCTGAATCTCAGCAGCCTCACCACACCCTCCGCCTTCCACAGGTCCCTGTCAGAGCAAATCCTCTCCCAAGTGAGCTGTCTGTACCTGCGCGGGAGAAGCCATCCTTGGCCACGCCTCCCAAGTGGTCTCCACTCGGCCCTGACAGCGCCCACCTTTTTCTCTCCAGGGTTGCCTCCCGTCATTGTCCTTAGCCTGTACCCCCGGCTACTACACCGCCTCTGTGAACTGGGTCTGTGTTTGTATGGCCTGGGCTCCAGACAGTCCTAGACAGACACAGGATAATGAATGAACTAATGAATGAGtgagggaagacctggaaggcatTGTTCTAGCCTGGTATGGTTGCTCTGAGGCCCTCGCTTCCTGGCCCATGGCTTTTCAGTGGTGCTACATGGAAGTGGTGTTACCAGATGTCATGGACatctccagggcccagtggctCATGGAGTGGAAGAGCAGAGAACGGGGAGGTGGGCCTCATTTCCCAGACTGAGGAAAGCCCAGGAGGGACCTTGTGCTGCAGGTGTGTGGCACCTGGACCTggcaggacagagaaagagagcaatgGGACTGTCCTGGTCCTGGGAAATGTGGGAGAACGAGTGAATGGGTAAATGAGTGATATGAGCATGCAGGCTGGCCTTTGGTGTGCTCTCTTGAAAACTTCATCGTCACAGAGAGTAAGGACTCTGGGGTCACCATCTGCTGCAGACCAGGCTGCCCAACTTTCTTACTGTAACTGGGCCACTCTGTTCCTCACTGTGACCAGGCCCCACTCTTCTTCCTCAACATGATTGTCCCCCACCTTCTCACCATGTGACTCTGGCCATGCAACTGTCTTCCCCAAGCCTCAGCTTCCTCTGCAACTTCGTGCAGATGCTGCATGAAGGATGACAACCTGTACTGCCACAGCTGCCCAGTCCCTGCGCCCTGTGCTGGGTCCCTTGAGGCTGCTGTACGGTCCCTGTGGGGACCCCTGAGGAGATGCTGGAATCTGTAGAACCCCTTTCCTGCCCTCATAGCTCACTCGTAGCTCACCCTGCCCCAACTCCCTCCCCATCTGCTCTGCCCACCCTCCCGCCGACTCTCTGGGTACCCTTTTATTGAGGTCACTGTGACCATAACAGGGAGATTTGCAGATTCTTTTctattaaaaagatgtatttatttattggaaactagatcagattttacagagaaaggagacagagaaagatcttccatttgctggttcattcccgc
This window of the Ochotona princeps isolate mOchPri1 chromosome 2, mOchPri1.hap1, whole genome shotgun sequence genome carries:
- the LOC131478270 gene encoding PRAME family member 12-like; translation: MSPLRLLHLAQKSLLGHEALTILSLDQLPREMFPSLFVEAFNRRLLSILKAMVRVWPFEFLPLGALTKWPQVDILNAVLDGIDMKYDQISDSRRGKLHVLDLRDAGVNFWNVWAESMDDACSPEPKLRRQPVEHKGPKSALKVITNINLTEDTHDEFLTHLLQWVKERASLVHLCCHNLMISPKNIHSLSKILDSLELGCIQGMQVDSDWQLSILAKFAPYLGRMGSLHNLCLSYLWLPTPITPEDKVEFNSHFSSKLAKMPHLRSLYMDSVDFLKDNLDQVLSELKHLHLSGVKLTYISPEPLKVLLERVAATLMTLDLMDCEINDSHLSAILPVLSQCYQLTTLSFFRNRISMAMMQKLVEHTGNLSALRVERYPAPLESYDPQGVAQQERFVHLCRELMGMLKRIRAPRKVMFRTHPCGNSAKWMVFYQYEPNFYKCYLLH